In the Streptomyces sp. NBC_00193 genome, CAGGGCCTCGTCCTGCACACCGAGCTGGGCAGCGACGGAACCGGCGTCGACCTGATCACCGTGCCGCCCGGCGAGCGGTACCTGCGCATGGAGGGCCGCGAGGTCTACACCCGGGCCGTGCCCACGATGGTCGAGTCGGCCCGCAGCGTCGCGGAGGCGGTCGGCTGGCGCCCCGAGGACATCGACGCGTTCGTCGGCCACCAGGCCAACCTGCGGATCCTGGAGTCGGTGGCCAAACGGCTCGGTCTGCCGCCCGAGCGCGTGATCGCCAACATCGAGGACGTCGGGAACACGGCCGCCGCGTCCATCCCGCTGGCCCTGGCCTGGGCCGCGGACCGGGGCCGGCTCACGCCCGGTGACCGGGTGGTCCTCACCGCCTTCGGCGGCGGCCTGACCTGGGGCTCGGCGGCCCTCCTGTGGCCGGACGTACGCCCGGTCCACCGCTGACCCCACCCTCGACGAAAGGCACCACGACCGTGACGCCCACACCCGGCTCCGCACCGACGGACCGCTACACCCGCTACCGGACCTCCCTGATCTCCGGCACCGGAGCCTCCCAGACCCTCACCCAATGGCTCCCCCTGGCCACCCTCGCAGCCACGAACGACGCCCTCCCCACCCCACCCCGCCGGACCCGAGCCCGTGCCCGTGCGGGCAATTCCAGCCCCGCCGGCGTTTGAGGCGCGGGGTCCGGGGCCTTCAGCCGTCCGGCGTTTGAGGACCGGGGTCCGGGGCGGAGCCCCGGAAGGGGTCCGGGCGCAGCCCGGGGAACGGTGGAAGGGCGGGTAGGGGACAGCCCCGCAGGGCACCCAGGCCGCACCGGCCACCAGACCTGCCCGCCCCGAGGCGCTACGAGTGATCCTGCGGCGGAGGCGGCCAGGCCGACGGTGCCGAGGGACGGGCGGGATCCTCGTAAGGCTCCTGGTACGGCTCCTGGTACGGAGCCTGATAGGGCTCCGTGACCGGCTCCCGGCCGACCCGGTCACGCCGCCGCGGCCGCCCCCTCATCACAGCCGCCGCAAGAAGAAGCAGCGCCCCACCCCCAAAGGCACTGGCGAGCCCATCGCCGAGCCCCGTGGAGTCACCGCCGACCGACAGGCTCCCCGCAGCCTGCCCCTGCCGAACCATCCACAGCACGGCGAAGCCGAGGACGACGACCCCGGAGAAGGCCATGAGCAGCCGGGACCGCAGCACGATCGCGACGAGCACGAGCAGGGCGGCGAAGAGGAACGGCAGCAGCAGCGAGCCCAGCAGGGCGGCCTTGTCGTCGGTGATCCCGGCGGAGGAGAAGAGCTCCTCGATCCGGTAGTCGCGTCCGTGACGGCCGTCGTACCAGGCACGGAAGGGGCTCCAGACGGCGGCCGTCGCTCCGATCAGACCCAGGAGCGAGCCGAGTACGTTGCGGATCATGCCCGGCCCTCCGGGGGAGTGGGTCTGGATCTCGATCCCGACGCTACGCCCGCCCCCGGAGTCCCGCACGCGGGAGGTCTAGGAGGGGAGCGCCGGGGGAAACACCCGCAGCACCGGCGCCTCGGCCAGCAGCGCCGCCGTGCGCGCGAGGGCTCCCGCCAGGTGCGGGGAGGCCAGGTGGGCTTCCCAGGAGGCGCCGTCCGCCCACTCCTCCAGGATGACCCAGGCGCCCGGAGCGCTCGGGTCCTCGTACGCGCGGTAGGAGATGTTGCCCGCTTCGGCCCGGGTCGGCGCGACCAGGGACAGGGCCTGTGCGCGGACCTCCGCCTCCAGACCCGGCCGGGCCTGGAGGCGGGCGATCGCCGTGATGACGCCGGCGCCCGTGGCGCCGGTGGTGGCCGTGGTCTCGTCGGTCATGGTGTGTCCCCCCGGGGATCGGTCGTAACGGATGGCGGCCACCGTACCGTTGTGCCCTCCTCGCCCCCTGGTAGCGTGCCGCCCGTTGTTCAACGGGGAGGGGTCAGGGCCATGGTGGTCACGGGGCGGCGGGTCAGGCTCACGGCGGTGCTGGTGGGCGTGGTGCTCGCGTTGACGGGGTTCTCGTCGACGGGCGGCAGCGGCGGGAAGAGCAAGAGCAAGAGCAGCGGGGGCGGGTGCTCCAGCTCGAAGAGCAAGTCGAAGAAGAAGAGCTACAGCGGTACGAGCGGCAGCGGCAGCAGCAGCAGCGGCGGCGGCTCCACGGCCACGCCGACGGCCACGCCCACCGAGACCCGGCCGCTCGCGCACGCGGAGGTCGTCACCTGCGCCGGCCCGTCCGCGGCGAAGGCCACCGTGAAGGTCACCTCCGACGCGTCGTCCGGGTACACCTTCCGCGTCCCGCTGGTCTTCGAAGGAGCCTCCGGCCGGGTCGACTCCGGCTCCGTGGAGCTCGCGCTCAAGGCGGGCGAGAGCCGGACGGTCGACCTGCCCATGACGAACGCGGCCAAGGCGGGCGAGGTCCGGCGCTGCACGGTGGGCACGATCCAGACCGTCTCGACCGCCTCTCCCACCCCGACGTCGACCTCCCGCTCCGGGAGCACGGGATCCTCCGTCACCGGCGGCAGCACGGGCGGCAAGAGCACGAGCAAGCCGAGGTCCGGATCGACCAGGAAGACGCGCTGACCCGCCGGGCGGTGCCGGTCACAGGGTGACGACGACCTCGTCCACGCGGCTGGCGGCGGCGAAGTGCGCCGCGTCCGGGTGCTCGTAGCGGGCGTACCAGGAGCCGGTCCGCGTGGCGGTGAAGGACTTCCTGAAGGTGCCGTCGGCGGCGGTCACGGAACCGCCCATGTGCGTCCAGGCGGCGCTTCCGGCGGGGCGGAAGTAGTAGTCGATGCGCTGGCCGGCCATGGGCTTCACGACAGGGGCGAGGCGGCTGAGCCTGCCCGTGAGCGTGTGGGGCCTGCGCGTCCTGACCGGTTCCGGCGCGGCGTTGAACTCCGGGATGGCCGTCATCGTGCGTTCGACCCGGACGGCGGGGGTCACCGAGCCGCGGATGGCGGGGGTTCCGGCGTACCGGAGCCGTACGTATCCGGGGGCGCCGGAGTAGGGCAGGACCTGGCTGATCACCGCCGACTCGGTCGCGCCGGCCCCGGTGGGGACGTCGAAGCTCTTGCGCGTGGTCCAGCCGGTCCTGCCGTCCGGCGAGTACTGGATGTCGACCTCGAGCGACGTGGTCCCCGCCGGGATCTCACCGCACTCGAACGTGCCCGACACCTGGACGGACCGGTACGGACCGACCGAAGCGCGGAAGCCGGAGAAGACGGTGCCGCCCGCGGTGACTTCAGGTTCGAGAAGTCGCTTCTTCATCTGTCCCCCCGGAGAATCGTCGTTCTGACCGGTATGGGGGACTTCCCACCCTTCCGAATGGTTGTACGGGGCACCCCGGCCGGACCGGCCGGACCGGCCGGGCGCCCCCGCACGCCGTCACCGTCACCGCACCCGCGGCTCCGGTCCCGCCCCGCTCC is a window encoding:
- a CDS encoding putative quinol monooxygenase — protein: MTDETTATTGATGAGVITAIARLQARPGLEAEVRAQALSLVAPTRAEAGNISYRAYEDPSAPGAWVILEEWADGASWEAHLASPHLAGALARTAALLAEAPVLRVFPPALPS